From Chaetodon trifascialis isolate fChaTrf1 chromosome 1, fChaTrf1.hap1, whole genome shotgun sequence, one genomic window encodes:
- the ddias gene encoding uncharacterized protein ddias gives MSVRRAVVDCAVLSLQDACVFYPCCAGCFSRIHVDQQDTTRCRCPKCGYSCRREQVDFRYRLSLRVTRDGCIFGVTVFGTCLNPFFGIHASGLQRLVENSDGAVGASTRSMLLRKAVEDCFIGRHFNFGIKVTNAESWPWLGGSVVDGSSSKDMVQFIASQMILPKAPGLEGCTVVSYYHILLQKAAQCELGATDPSKICWPPATTLLLIAHHSPASSFNNGTLCASGFLSPSLQRSQYHDCSLSPTPPWQQSLGLVTSSAEQEEGCSTQDNGDENSRHTDSNKTPHRAQRGRRDDHDVTEETLLPFVKHPHSSNEKAVGNTPILTTWFSPSPPGHSSSKAKGFSTRQPTETFLSSPLAWDDLPFSESLTEFLCEENKDFDIVRETEPHLNVQNQKEATRNNLEIRSKEKNLSSESTSACNVQITVSPSRKLLDLTNTPAPKGGDRRDLSDQNPAECLNKSQDRCICSQSRSQEDEKDSCFENEDEEQLEGNIYNCSADLFSSSLMIDMNTNTLSTHAETVKPDRWHLSSETVNVPRSTPDKQKLKSHKCINRDSLNPQDLDFIPPSQSTPIVKMAVLSGSPASSYRAFAEFSSQPTSTNPAKTTSSLCELNFVSGNQMSQRGRESAKENLLWSTTSSRHSQRFTPKRRFWKPDRQRSRLLAQQHLRVQKGSLHTGSTERISHKCDSSDCDYEDSEALIVPPTPAAKTLQSVRLRRRRQTENSSSDLDYTQEGQQGGGVNCKRTLLAQSLTSSQRGLLQTGSCGTVDEASPDGSSCSRLDDENEACDWSRDLFSDSV, from the exons ATGCAGATGTCCCAAGTGTGGGTACAGCTGTCGGAGGGAGCAGGTTGATTTCAGATATCGTCTCTCGCTGAGAGTCACCCGGGATGGATGCATATTTGGAGTAACAGTATTTGGAACCTGCTTGAATCCATTCTTTGGTATTCATGCGAGTGGCTTACAGAG GTTGGTGGAGAACTCAGATGGAGCAGTTGGAGCATCAACCAGATCCATGTTGTTGCGGAAGGCTGTCGAGGACTGTTTCATTGGCAGACATTTCAACTTTGGTATAAAG gtaaCCAATGCAGAAAGTTGGCCTTGGTTAGGAGGGTCTGTTGTGGATGGCTCCAGCAGTAAAGACATGGTCCAGTTCATTGCCAGTCAGATGATTCTCCCCAAAGCTCCAGGACTGGAAGGCTGCACTGTGGTCAGTTATTATCACATCCTTCTTCAGAAAGCTGCACAATGTGAGCTGGGTGCCACTGATCCCAGCAAAATCTGCTGGCCCCCAGCAACAACCCTGCTGCTGATTGCTCACCATTCTCCAGCCAGCAGCTTCAATAACGGAACACTTTGTGCCTCAGGTTTTCTTTCACCGTCACTGCAAAG ATCACAGTACCACGACTGCAGCCTTTCTCCCACTCCTCCATGGCAACAATCACTAGGACTAGTTACTTCATCTGCAGAACAGGAGGAGGGCTGCAGTACCCAGGACAATGGAGATgagaacagcagacacacagacagcaacaaAACACCGCATCGTGCACAGAGAGGCAGGCGAGACGACCATGATGTCACAGAGGAGACGCTGCTGCCATTTGTCAAACATCCACACTCATCTAATGAGAAAGCTGTTGGAAACACCCCCATCCTGACCACTTGGTTCAGTCCATCCCCACCTGGCCACAGCAGCTCCAAGGCGAAGGGGTTTTCTACCAGACAGCCCACCGAGACATTTTTGTCAAGCCCTTTGGCTTGGGACGATTTGCCTTTCTCTGAGAGTCTCACAGAGTTTTTatgtgaggaaaacaaagattttGACATTGTTCGTGAAACAGAGCCACATCTAAATGTGCAAAATCAGAAAGAAGCAACAAGAAACAACCTGGAAATCAGATCAAAAGAGAAGAACTTATCATCTGAATCAACATCTGCTTGTAACGTACAGATTACAGTCAGCCCCTCACGGAAATTACTGGACCTCACTAATACACCTGCACCGAAAGGAGGTGACAGACGTGATCTGTCTGACCAGAATCCTGCTGAATGTCTAAACAAGAGTCAAGACAGATGCATTTGTTCCCAAAGCCGCAGTCAGGAAGATGAGAAAGATAGCTGttttgaaaatgaagatgaagaacagCTTGAAGGGAATATCTACAATTGTTCAGCAGACCTGTTCAGTAGCTCGCTCATGATCGatatgaacacaaacacactcagcacGCATGCAGAAACTGTGAAGCCGGACAGATGGCACCTCAGCAGTGAAACAGTTAATGTACCACGTTCAACaccagacaaacagaaactgaaaagtCATAAATGCATAAACAGAGACAGTTTAAATCCACAAGATCTTGacttcatccctccctctcagtCTACTCCCATTGTAAAAATGGCTGTTTTATCTGGGTCACCTGCCTCCTCATACAGAGCGTTTGCTGAATTCAGTTCACAGCCAACCAGTACAAATCCAGCCAAAACCACCTCTTCTCTTTGTGAGTTAAACTTTGTCAGTGGTAATCAGATGTCGCAGCGTGGAAGAGAGTCTGCAAAAGAAAACCTGTTGTGGAGCAcgacatccagcagacacagccaGAGATTCACCCCAAAAAGGAGGTTTTggaaaccagacagacagaggagccGTCTGCTGGCTCAGCAGCACCTGAGGGTTCAGAAGGGGTCTCTACACACAGGCTCAACAGAACGGATCAGCCATAAGTGTGACTCAAGTGATTGTGATTACGAGGACAGTGAAGCACTTATTGTTCCTCCCACTCCTGCtgctaaaacactgcagagtgtGAGGCTCAGGAGAAGAAggcagactgaaaacagcagcagtgatttgGATTATACTCAGGAAGGGCAGCAAGGAGGCGGAGTTAACTGTAAAAGAACTCTATTGGCCCAAAGTCTCACATCGTCACAAAGAGGTCTactgcaaacaggaagctgtggGACGGTTGATGAGGCGAGTCCGGATGGATCTAGTTGTTCCCGCCTTGATGATGAGAACGAGGCATGCGATTGGTCCAGAGATTTGTTCTCTGACTCGGTCTGA